One window of the Granulicella arctica genome contains the following:
- a CDS encoding TonB-dependent receptor, which translates to MMHRISHHATNRQASMLRWSAAVALLLTLLIPSAAAHAQVLYGSITGTVADASNAVVPNAPVTVTNQTTNESRTATTNSNGEYVIRDLQAGPYTLTINPTASFSKFTEKNVAISINQQSRVDVTLQLGSVSSEVTVNSAAPILQTETAEVNHEISQTEIAELPITSSQGRNFQNLYALIPGVAAPTEQNSTASNPARAISVNVNGVADTSNTTRIDGAVNTYGWLPYIIAYVPPADSIGNVNIVTNSFNAEQGTAGGSSINVQIKSGTNKLHGSVWEYNQIFNTNARAYTATQASVPRVPKNVFNQYGFSVGGPIKKDKLFFFGDFERTTRRSLISGFQTVPTPALIAGNFSATNTTLYDPATGNANGTGRLTFLQEYGINGIPASRMSPQAAKMLALLQPIAATITNPDYTTTKLNNDFFGTATAAYNREAIDAKISYNASANTTFFGRYSISPDSLTDPQELGAAGGGTFDGGQPGSASGRIQNVGLGATHIFTPNLVLDSNFGYTRQRTGAQADDIALGSYGLTTLGIPGTNGPTTLQGGIPVFAFSNGFSSLGNSNGSSPFLFRDNQYTGNVNVSYTKGKHATKYGAEYYHFALNHFQPTSGSGINNPRGGFMFTGNLTALNGGANPNIYNSLADFELGDPNSVAKATGLIATNALRWSAFSFYAQDQWTITKKLTLNYGARYEYYPAPTRDHEGIFRFDPTLPLASNVIAGGFNGVPNNAGTDVGMGLVVPRLGIAYRVNEHLVVRSGAGITEDPDNFRFLRDTYPVDLAQNYAGVNAFGVAVDTSQNNLPLTLAVGIPAVAAPNFSSGSTSLPVSVTTTTIPQKFRRGYIESWNLFIEQDLGNQFVFELGYVGTHEIRQITSLDINPAPLPSSATLCDQNGIYSSTETTTKTPCSFNVNRVLNTLHCPQVANNTQAACYNNTDVGAATPAFSSNYNGLQTQLTRRAGRLAQFGLIYTWSHAFNFSDNSSYNGASFSLPQYFSRNRASAGYDHPNNLQFWSIYHLPFGGGQMLLHDGIASKVFGGLQLNTTMSHVSGAPFSVTATNNLNAAGTSVFADLVKPYRQLGGHAQGSSSPVSGGQAFFDPTSFAQPAAGSFGNTHRNEFRGPGTTLVNASVFRSFHVFRESSFQVRVEGFNLLNHAQLTTNPNASVTSAVNGYITTFGNTRSLQYSGRFNF; encoded by the coding sequence ATGATGCACCGAATCTCACACCACGCGACGAACAGACAGGCATCGATGTTGCGTTGGAGCGCTGCCGTGGCCCTGCTGCTCACGCTTCTCATCCCGTCGGCTGCGGCGCATGCCCAGGTCCTGTATGGCTCGATTACAGGAACGGTGGCCGATGCCAGCAACGCGGTTGTGCCAAACGCTCCCGTGACTGTGACGAATCAGACGACCAACGAGTCGCGCACCGCTACCACCAATTCGAATGGTGAGTACGTTATCCGCGACCTGCAGGCCGGACCGTACACCCTCACCATCAATCCGACAGCGAGCTTCTCGAAGTTCACCGAGAAGAATGTCGCGATCAGCATCAACCAGCAATCCCGTGTCGACGTAACGCTGCAGTTGGGCAGCGTGTCCTCCGAAGTCACCGTCAATAGTGCCGCTCCAATCCTCCAGACAGAAACAGCCGAGGTCAATCACGAGATCTCGCAGACAGAGATTGCCGAGCTTCCCATTACTTCGTCGCAAGGCCGCAACTTCCAGAATCTCTATGCGCTCATTCCCGGTGTTGCTGCGCCGACCGAGCAAAACTCGACCGCGTCCAACCCGGCACGCGCGATCTCAGTCAACGTCAACGGCGTTGCGGACACCAGCAACACTACCCGCATCGACGGTGCCGTCAACACCTACGGCTGGCTGCCCTACATCATCGCGTATGTCCCGCCGGCCGATTCGATTGGCAACGTGAATATCGTCACCAACTCCTTCAACGCAGAGCAGGGTACTGCGGGTGGATCGTCGATCAACGTTCAGATCAAGAGCGGTACCAACAAGCTTCACGGCAGCGTCTGGGAGTACAACCAGATCTTCAACACCAACGCCCGCGCTTACACGGCCACACAAGCATCAGTTCCCCGCGTTCCCAAAAACGTTTTCAACCAGTACGGCTTCTCCGTCGGCGGCCCAATCAAGAAGGATAAGCTCTTCTTCTTTGGCGATTTCGAGCGCACAACCCGCCGTTCCCTCATCAGCGGATTTCAGACCGTACCGACCCCTGCCCTCATTGCCGGTAATTTCTCCGCGACGAACACCACTCTCTACGATCCTGCTACTGGCAATGCCAACGGAACCGGACGATTGACGTTCCTCCAGGAATACGGAATCAACGGCATTCCCGCATCACGTATGTCCCCGCAGGCAGCCAAGATGCTGGCTCTGTTGCAGCCGATCGCTGCAACCATCACCAATCCCGACTACACCACCACCAAGCTGAACAATGACTTCTTCGGGACCGCAACCGCTGCCTACAACCGCGAGGCCATCGACGCGAAGATCAGCTACAACGCCAGCGCAAATACCACCTTCTTTGGTCGGTACAGCATCTCGCCTGACTCTCTGACCGATCCGCAGGAACTGGGCGCAGCAGGCGGCGGTACCTTCGATGGAGGCCAGCCCGGCTCCGCTTCGGGGCGCATTCAAAACGTTGGTCTGGGTGCAACGCACATCTTCACACCGAATCTTGTCCTCGACTCGAACTTCGGCTACACCCGCCAGCGCACCGGCGCGCAGGCCGATGACATCGCACTCGGCTCCTACGGCCTGACCACGCTCGGCATCCCCGGAACCAACGGACCGACCACACTGCAGGGTGGCATCCCGGTCTTCGCTTTCTCGAACGGGTTCTCCTCACTCGGCAACAGCAACGGTTCAAGTCCCTTCCTCTTCCGGGACAACCAGTACACCGGCAACGTCAACGTCAGCTATACCAAGGGCAAGCACGCCACCAAGTACGGAGCAGAGTACTACCACTTCGCGTTGAACCACTTCCAGCCCACCAGCGGCAGCGGTATTAATAATCCACGCGGCGGCTTCATGTTTACTGGAAACCTCACCGCGCTCAACGGAGGCGCGAATCCCAACATTTACAACTCGCTTGCTGACTTCGAACTCGGCGATCCGAACAGCGTCGCGAAGGCCACCGGCCTCATCGCTACCAACGCACTCCGCTGGTCCGCCTTCTCCTTCTACGCCCAGGATCAATGGACGATCACCAAGAAGCTCACGCTCAACTACGGCGCGCGCTACGAATACTACCCAGCCCCTACGCGCGACCATGAGGGTATCTTCCGCTTCGACCCAACCCTGCCTCTCGCGTCGAATGTGATCGCTGGTGGCTTTAATGGCGTACCGAACAACGCAGGCACCGACGTCGGCATGGGCCTCGTCGTTCCTCGCCTCGGCATCGCCTACCGTGTCAATGAGCACCTCGTAGTTCGTTCCGGCGCAGGCATCACCGAAGACCCGGATAACTTCCGCTTCCTCCGTGACACCTATCCTGTAGACCTTGCGCAGAACTACGCTGGCGTCAACGCCTTTGGAGTCGCTGTCGACACCAGCCAGAACAATCTTCCGCTGACGCTGGCCGTGGGTATACCTGCGGTCGCAGCCCCGAACTTTTCCTCTGGTTCAACCTCACTTCCCGTCAGCGTCACAACGACCACCATTCCCCAGAAGTTTCGCCGCGGCTACATCGAGAGCTGGAACCTGTTTATCGAGCAGGATCTCGGCAACCAGTTCGTCTTTGAACTCGGCTATGTAGGGACCCACGAGATCCGGCAGATCACCAGCCTGGACATCAACCCCGCCCCCCTACCCTCCTCCGCAACGCTCTGCGATCAGAACGGAATCTACTCGAGCACAGAGACCACCACCAAGACACCCTGCTCGTTCAACGTCAACCGGGTTCTGAACACGCTGCATTGCCCGCAGGTGGCGAACAACACGCAGGCCGCCTGCTACAACAACACCGACGTCGGCGCGGCCACCCCCGCGTTCAGCTCGAACTACAACGGCCTACAGACGCAGTTAACCAGGCGTGCCGGTCGTCTCGCACAGTTCGGCCTTATCTACACCTGGTCGCACGCCTTCAACTTCTCCGATAACAGTAGTTACAACGGCGCATCGTTCTCCCTGCCGCAGTACTTCAGCAGAAATCGTGCCAGTGCCGGCTACGATCATCCCAACAATCTCCAGTTCTGGTCCATCTATCACCTGCCATTCGGCGGCGGGCAGATGCTCCTTCACGATGGGATTGCCTCGAAGGTCTTCGGTGGCCTACAACTCAACACCACGATGAGCCACGTCAGCGGCGCTCCGTTTTCCGTAACGGCAACGAACAACCTCAATGCTGCAGGAACCTCGGTCTTCGCTGACCTCGTCAAGCCGTATCGTCAGCTTGGCGGGCACGCGCAGGGATCAAGCAGCCCAGTGAGCGGCGGCCAAGCCTTCTTTGATCCCACATCCTTCGCACAGCCCGCAGCCGGTTCCTTCGGCAACACTCACAGAAATGAATTTCGCGGACCGGGCACAACGCTGGTCAATGCCAGCGTCTTTCGCTCCTTCCATGTCTTCCGCGAGAGCTCCTTCCAGGTTCGCGTCGAAGGCTTCAACCTGCTCAACCATGCCCAGCTCACCACCAATCCGAATGCAAGCGTTACCTCGGCAGTGAATGGTTACATCACAACCTTCGGCAACACGCGTTCGCTGCAGTACAGCGGTCGCTTCAACTTCTGA
- a CDS encoding alpha/beta hydrolase family protein, whose translation MAHHSFTTWSTRLALLALLVPQSSRLIAQTAGSPPGVVHLTAEQDHQRTMDLLHMTTIRRGRDGSPDSPFAANYDESKANPSSSLPDPLLLQNGKKVTTADAWWKQRRPEIVELFDREVYGRAPAHTPRVTWEVTSTKPGTNGDFPITTKSLIGHVDNSAYPLVTVGIQLELVTPANATGPVPVIMELSFIGGFPRRPGAPAPPPPPPGPTWQQQVLAKGWGYATIVPGSIQADNGAGLTEGIIGLVNHGQPRKLDDWGALRAWAWGASRALDYFETDKSVDAKQVGIEGHSRYGKATLVAMAYDPRFAIAYVSSSGAGGAKLSRRNWGETLENVAGTNEYHWMAGNFLKYAGPLTPNDLPVDAHDLIDLCAPRPVFIGGGATEGDGWADSRGMFMATAAAGPVYRLLGKKDLATTELPAIETPLIAGDLAFRQHSGGHTPGPNWPTFITFASRYLHAAPTQAMLQ comes from the coding sequence ATGGCACATCATTCGTTCACAACATGGTCTACGCGCCTCGCACTTCTTGCACTGCTTGTGCCACAGAGTAGCCGCCTGATCGCGCAGACCGCCGGCAGCCCTCCCGGCGTCGTGCACCTCACTGCCGAGCAGGACCATCAGCGCACCATGGACCTGCTTCACATGACCACGATCCGTCGAGGTCGTGACGGCAGCCCGGACTCTCCGTTCGCTGCGAATTATGACGAGTCGAAAGCTAACCCCTCTTCAAGTCTTCCCGACCCGCTCCTCCTTCAAAATGGCAAGAAGGTAACCACCGCAGACGCCTGGTGGAAACAGCGACGCCCCGAGATCGTCGAACTCTTTGACCGCGAGGTATACGGCCGCGCTCCCGCACACACTCCGCGGGTCACGTGGGAGGTAACCTCCACCAAGCCCGGTACGAACGGCGACTTCCCGATCACCACGAAGAGTCTCATCGGTCATGTCGATAATTCCGCTTATCCACTGGTCACGGTAGGCATTCAGCTCGAACTCGTCACACCGGCCAACGCCACCGGTCCCGTTCCCGTCATCATGGAGCTCAGTTTCATCGGTGGCTTTCCGCGCCGTCCCGGCGCACCTGCACCACCTCCTCCGCCACCTGGCCCGACCTGGCAGCAGCAGGTCCTTGCGAAGGGCTGGGGCTACGCCACAATCGTCCCCGGCAGTATTCAGGCTGATAACGGCGCAGGTCTGACCGAGGGCATCATCGGGCTCGTCAATCACGGCCAGCCACGCAAGCTCGACGACTGGGGTGCCCTGCGCGCCTGGGCATGGGGCGCAAGTCGCGCGCTCGACTATTTCGAGACAGACAAATCCGTTGATGCAAAGCAGGTTGGCATTGAAGGCCACTCACGCTACGGCAAAGCCACGCTCGTTGCGATGGCATATGACCCGCGATTCGCCATCGCGTACGTCAGCTCCTCAGGAGCAGGTGGCGCCAAGCTCAGCAGGCGCAACTGGGGCGAGACCCTCGAAAACGTAGCAGGCACCAACGAGTACCACTGGATGGCTGGCAACTTCCTCAAGTACGCCGGTCCGCTCACACCGAACGACTTGCCCGTCGACGCGCATGACCTCATCGATCTCTGCGCGCCACGTCCGGTCTTCATCGGCGGAGGAGCGACCGAAGGGGACGGCTGGGCAGACTCTCGCGGCATGTTCATGGCGACCGCTGCTGCGGGCCCTGTCTATCGCCTGCTCGGTAAGAAGGACCTCGCCACCACAGAACTTCCGGCGATCGAGACGCCACTGATCGCTGGCGACCTTGCCTTCCGCCAGCACAGTGGAGGCCACACTCCCGGCCCCAACTGGCCGACGTTTATTACCTTCGCGAGCCGCTATCTCCATGCTGCGCCGACACAGGCAATGCTGCAATGA
- a CDS encoding sensor histidine kinase, which produces MVELREDMSESTLIADAKLGRELDADTVAKLRNVPILQSLAVDKLVCLENADNVYLKDAETVAVQGEVAHFFWILLDGELRVSQVTTEGHEMNMYVLPPGSAFGEVPLLANLPTAVNIRSVANTRLLRLDEDGFWTLMTACPEVRKAILGNMAMRIQKMQSIVIHQEKMASLGTLAAGLMHELNNPGAAARRAASQLRENLMRLHALSAKFTRIKMTQEQKECILDLQAYALSVKAPLRMNSLEQSDAEEALAEWMETAEIENAWKLAPTLVSIGIDAKGLMCAHSEFPAGEFSDALSWLEAMVSSMQLVATIEESIGRVSDLVHAVKSYAYEGKGQKQTLDVNDSIHATLVILGHKFREKEIVLEKDFAADLPLLNTECSGLNQIWTNLLDNAIDAVSQKGHIKIRTWTEVIEKDSTTSQKYIGISVTDNGSGIPIVCQRQIFDPFYTTKQVGVGTGLGLGIVHRIVEQFGGRILFSSEPGNTEFVVRLPTGTA; this is translated from the coding sequence ATGGTAGAACTGCGTGAGGATATGAGCGAAAGTACACTGATTGCCGATGCAAAACTTGGACGGGAACTAGACGCAGATACGGTGGCGAAGCTGCGTAATGTTCCGATTCTCCAGTCACTGGCTGTCGATAAGCTGGTTTGTCTCGAGAATGCAGACAATGTCTATCTGAAGGACGCCGAAACCGTGGCGGTGCAGGGCGAAGTCGCGCACTTTTTCTGGATCCTGCTCGACGGAGAGTTGCGGGTTTCTCAGGTCACCACGGAGGGCCATGAGATGAACATGTATGTGCTGCCTCCGGGGTCTGCTTTCGGTGAAGTGCCGCTGCTGGCAAATTTGCCAACTGCCGTAAACATCCGCTCCGTTGCTAATACGCGCCTGCTTCGGCTCGATGAGGACGGATTCTGGACGTTGATGACTGCGTGCCCAGAGGTCCGCAAGGCGATCCTTGGAAATATGGCGATGCGCATCCAGAAGATGCAGAGCATCGTGATCCATCAGGAGAAGATGGCATCTCTGGGAACGTTGGCTGCGGGCCTGATGCATGAGTTGAACAATCCCGGCGCGGCGGCACGACGTGCGGCTTCACAGCTTCGCGAGAACCTGATGCGTCTCCATGCGCTGTCCGCTAAGTTTACGCGGATCAAGATGACGCAGGAACAGAAGGAATGCATTCTGGACTTGCAGGCGTACGCGCTTTCTGTAAAAGCGCCGCTACGGATGAATTCGCTTGAGCAGAGCGATGCCGAGGAAGCGCTTGCCGAGTGGATGGAAACTGCCGAAATTGAGAATGCGTGGAAGTTGGCGCCCACACTGGTGTCGATCGGTATCGATGCAAAAGGTTTGATGTGTGCACATTCGGAGTTCCCGGCGGGCGAGTTCTCGGATGCGTTGAGCTGGCTTGAGGCGATGGTCTCGAGCATGCAGCTCGTGGCTACGATCGAGGAGAGCATCGGGCGCGTGAGCGACCTCGTCCATGCAGTAAAGTCATACGCCTATGAGGGCAAGGGGCAGAAGCAGACGCTTGATGTAAACGATAGTATTCATGCGACGCTGGTCATCCTTGGGCACAAGTTTCGTGAGAAGGAAATCGTGCTGGAAAAGGATTTTGCGGCCGACCTTCCTCTGCTGAATACAGAGTGCTCGGGGCTGAATCAGATTTGGACGAATTTGCTCGATAATGCGATCGATGCCGTGTCGCAGAAGGGCCACATCAAGATTCGCACCTGGACCGAGGTGATCGAGAAGGATTCGACTACTTCGCAGAAATACATCGGCATCAGCGTTACGGATAACGGGTCGGGCATACCGATCGTGTGCCAGCGCCAGATCTTCGATCCGTTCTATACGACGAAACAGGTAGGTGTCGGAACGGGTCTCGGTCTGGGCATCGTGCACAGGATTGTGGAGCAGTTTGGCGGGCGCATCCTGTTCTCATCGGAGCCGGGAAATACCGAGTTTGTGGTGCGGCTGCCGACAGGAACTGCATAG
- a CDS encoding FAD-dependent oxidoreductase, producing the protein MPKPILLAIDDDTSVLEAVVQDLRRHYGQNYRIIRAVSGDSALETCVQLKQREETVALFLSDQRMPGMSGIEFLQQAMVLFPDAKRVLLTAYADTEAAIRAINAAKIHYYLNKPWDPPEEKLYPVLDDLLESWKQGYRPAYEGIQVVGMRWSAADYQVRDFLARHRVEYKWLSPEYSSDALELLKKKGIDDSKMPVVLFGDGTVLLQPSPQELAAKLGLPMQAKQDFYDVIVIGAGPAGLAAGVYGASEGLRTLIVEGESVGGQAGSSSKIENYLGFPQGLSGDELAKRAYLQAQRLGAEFLTQRVTALRCENNYHVVQMADGRELTCHVCLVATGVSYCKLDIPGESKFSGAGMYYGAALTEAKGCAEEEIYIVGGANSAGQAAMHFSRFASKVHMLVRGESLVKSMSKYLIDQIEAVPNIVVEPFTEVVSMSGDTHLECLTLKTPNGEERRAANSLFVFIGASPKTDWLPKTIACDPKGFILAGPDLKARAAKEWTLERDPYLLETSVPGIFVAGDVRFNSVKRCASAVGEGSIAIQFVHQYLATL; encoded by the coding sequence ATGCCTAAACCGATACTGTTAGCGATTGATGATGACACGAGCGTCCTGGAAGCAGTTGTTCAGGATCTGCGTCGCCATTACGGCCAGAACTACCGCATAATCCGTGCTGTTTCCGGAGATTCCGCGCTCGAAACCTGTGTTCAATTGAAGCAGCGCGAGGAGACGGTGGCGTTATTCCTCTCCGATCAGCGCATGCCCGGGATGAGCGGGATTGAGTTCCTGCAGCAGGCGATGGTGCTCTTTCCCGATGCAAAGCGGGTGCTGCTGACGGCTTATGCGGATACGGAAGCGGCGATTCGCGCGATCAACGCCGCGAAGATCCATTACTACCTGAATAAGCCCTGGGATCCGCCTGAGGAGAAACTTTATCCGGTGCTGGACGATCTGCTGGAATCCTGGAAGCAGGGCTATCGGCCAGCCTATGAAGGTATCCAGGTGGTCGGGATGCGGTGGTCGGCGGCGGACTACCAGGTGCGCGACTTTCTGGCCCGACACCGGGTCGAATATAAGTGGCTGAGTCCGGAGTATTCCTCGGACGCGCTGGAGTTGTTGAAGAAGAAGGGGATCGACGACTCGAAGATGCCGGTTGTGCTCTTTGGGGACGGAACGGTGCTGCTGCAGCCCTCGCCCCAGGAACTTGCGGCGAAACTTGGTCTGCCGATGCAGGCGAAGCAGGATTTTTACGACGTGATCGTGATTGGCGCAGGGCCGGCTGGCCTGGCGGCAGGGGTATACGGAGCTTCTGAGGGTTTGCGCACGCTGATTGTTGAAGGTGAGTCTGTGGGCGGGCAGGCAGGGTCGAGCTCGAAGATCGAGAACTACCTGGGCTTTCCGCAGGGGCTGAGCGGCGACGAGCTTGCGAAACGCGCTTATCTTCAGGCACAGAGGTTGGGAGCCGAGTTTCTGACGCAGCGGGTTACCGCGCTGCGTTGCGAGAACAACTACCATGTCGTGCAGATGGCAGACGGGCGCGAACTTACCTGTCATGTTTGTCTGGTAGCGACTGGCGTGTCGTATTGCAAACTGGATATTCCGGGGGAAAGCAAGTTCTCAGGAGCGGGTATGTATTACGGCGCGGCGCTCACCGAGGCCAAAGGGTGTGCCGAAGAAGAGATATATATCGTCGGTGGAGCGAACTCGGCTGGTCAGGCGGCGATGCACTTCTCTCGTTTTGCCTCAAAGGTCCATATGCTGGTTCGCGGCGAGTCGCTGGTGAAGAGCATGTCGAAGTACCTGATCGATCAAATCGAGGCTGTGCCGAACATTGTGGTTGAACCGTTCACGGAGGTCGTCAGCATGTCGGGCGACACGCACCTCGAGTGCCTAACCTTGAAGACGCCGAACGGAGAAGAGCGGCGGGCGGCGAACTCTCTATTCGTATTTATCGGAGCGTCTCCGAAGACCGACTGGTTGCCAAAGACGATAGCCTGCGATCCCAAGGGCTTCATCCTTGCAGGACCTGACCTGAAGGCGAGGGCTGCGAAAGAGTGGACTCTGGAGCGTGATCCGTACCTGCTTGAGACGAGTGTGCCGGGCATCTTTGTTGCTGGCGATGTCCGTTTCAACTCGGTTAAGCGATGTGCTTCTGCGGTTGGCGAGGGCTCGATTGCGATTCAATTTGTACACCAGTACCTGGCGACCCTGTAA
- a CDS encoding response regulator transcription factor, whose translation MNRLILADNQAIFRSGAARVLAVEDDMRIVAQCEDSARLLAAIDQFRSVIVLFSTSMMLNVDQVLSRAQAAGSRSILVTENTEEVAEEIASRIDGIVCRNISGSDLVDCLRRVARGQRYVHHSNITAMTATDTVGARVRDRLTPKEMQIVALIVQGCKNKDIALQLNTKEQVIKNYLRGIYDKTGVSDRLELALFTLHHRILADAAAKAGTLLQKKTA comes from the coding sequence ATGAATAGGCTCATACTCGCGGACAACCAGGCTATCTTCCGATCCGGCGCCGCCCGCGTCCTGGCCGTCGAAGACGACATGCGCATCGTCGCACAATGTGAAGACTCCGCTCGCCTTCTCGCCGCGATCGATCAATTCCGCAGCGTCATCGTTCTCTTCTCGACCAGCATGATGCTGAATGTAGACCAGGTCCTCTCCCGCGCCCAGGCCGCTGGCAGCCGATCGATTCTCGTTACGGAGAACACGGAAGAGGTCGCCGAAGAGATCGCTTCGCGAATCGACGGCATCGTCTGCAGGAATATCAGCGGATCGGATCTCGTCGATTGTCTCCGCCGCGTCGCTCGTGGGCAGCGCTACGTTCATCACTCCAACATCACCGCGATGACGGCTACCGACACCGTGGGAGCCCGCGTCCGCGATCGCCTCACGCCCAAAGAGATGCAGATCGTCGCCCTCATCGTGCAGGGCTGCAAGAACAAGGACATCGCGTTACAACTCAACACCAAGGAACAGGTCATCAAGAACTACCTGCGCGGCATCTACGACAAGACCGGTGTGTCCGACCGTCTCGAACTGGCCCTCTTCACCCTCCACCACCGCATCCTTGCCGACGCCGCCGCCAAAGCCGGAACCCTCCTCCAGAAGAAAACCGCCTAG
- the pruA gene encoding L-glutamate gamma-semialdehyde dehydrogenase, whose product MTTAAAALLASLPSFKNEEFLDFTDAANRRAMEEALATVGGRLGREYDMVVGGRRLKTDGKITSVNPARPAQVIGVHQRAEAEHAEAAVEAARVAFAGWSRVPVVERAELLLKVSALVRERKFAFCAWLTFEVGKNWAEADADVGETIDFLEFYAREALKLDGVATPIQMPGERNRLRYVPLGVGAVIPPWNFPLAIMAGMTAAAIVCGNTVVLKPSVDAPTIAAEFMKLLEEVGLPDGVVNFCPGEGPGFGSAIVAHPEVRFIAFTGSKAVGLEIHESAAKAKPGQIFIKRTILEMGGKDAIIVAADCDLDSAVEGVAASAFGFSGQKCSACSRAIVAAEVYDAFCEKLQARVDTIKVGDPADNFYGGPVISDKAYQRVLSYLEIAKGEGRLLNGGSAIEKDGGYYVAPTVVVDVAPNARIAQEEIFGPVLAVIKSTSIDQALQIANSTEYGLTGAIYSGSRATLDRASEEFQVGNLYLNRKCTGAMVGAHPFGGFNMSGTDSKAGGPDYLLLFTQGKSVAEKVGGATVKEAMEEELMGI is encoded by the coding sequence ATGACTACTGCTGCTGCGGCTTTGCTTGCCTCGCTCCCTTCCTTCAAGAATGAAGAGTTTCTGGACTTTACCGATGCGGCGAATCGCCGTGCGATGGAGGAGGCGTTGGCTACGGTCGGCGGCCGCCTTGGTCGAGAGTACGACATGGTCGTCGGTGGGCGACGACTCAAGACGGATGGAAAGATTACCTCGGTCAACCCAGCGCGACCTGCGCAGGTGATTGGTGTTCATCAACGTGCGGAGGCCGAGCACGCGGAGGCTGCGGTTGAGGCGGCGCGGGTGGCGTTCGCGGGCTGGAGTCGCGTTCCGGTGGTCGAACGCGCAGAGCTACTGCTGAAGGTTTCGGCTCTGGTGCGGGAGCGGAAGTTTGCATTCTGCGCATGGCTGACCTTCGAAGTAGGCAAGAACTGGGCCGAGGCGGATGCCGATGTTGGCGAGACGATCGACTTTCTGGAGTTCTACGCGCGTGAGGCGCTGAAGCTGGATGGAGTGGCGACGCCGATCCAGATGCCGGGTGAGCGGAATCGGCTACGGTATGTGCCGCTTGGCGTGGGTGCGGTCATTCCGCCGTGGAACTTTCCGCTGGCGATTATGGCGGGTATGACAGCGGCAGCTATCGTGTGCGGAAACACGGTAGTTCTCAAGCCCTCCGTCGATGCGCCGACGATTGCAGCGGAGTTCATGAAGCTGCTGGAAGAGGTCGGGCTGCCGGATGGGGTGGTGAACTTCTGTCCGGGTGAAGGGCCGGGATTTGGGAGCGCAATCGTGGCGCATCCGGAGGTTCGGTTTATCGCGTTTACAGGATCGAAGGCGGTTGGTCTCGAGATCCATGAGAGCGCGGCGAAGGCCAAGCCGGGTCAGATCTTTATCAAGCGGACAATTCTTGAGATGGGTGGGAAGGACGCCATTATTGTGGCGGCGGATTGCGATCTGGATTCGGCTGTCGAAGGGGTTGCCGCGAGCGCGTTCGGGTTTAGCGGGCAGAAGTGCTCAGCGTGCTCGCGCGCGATTGTGGCGGCGGAGGTCTACGACGCCTTCTGCGAAAAGCTGCAGGCGAGGGTGGACACGATCAAGGTTGGCGATCCGGCGGATAATTTTTACGGCGGCCCTGTGATCAGCGACAAGGCGTATCAGCGCGTGCTCTCGTACCTGGAGATTGCGAAGGGCGAGGGGCGCCTGCTGAATGGTGGAAGCGCGATTGAGAAGGATGGCGGATACTACGTCGCGCCGACGGTCGTTGTGGACGTGGCACCTAATGCGCGGATCGCGCAGGAGGAGATCTTTGGACCGGTGCTGGCGGTCATCAAGTCGACGTCGATTGACCAGGCGCTGCAGATTGCGAACAGCACGGAGTATGGTCTTACCGGGGCGATCTACTCGGGATCACGCGCGACGCTGGACCGCGCCAGTGAGGAGTTCCAGGTAGGCAATCTCTACCTCAACCGAAAGTGCACCGGAGCGATGGTAGGGGCGCACCCGTTTGGTGGTTTCAATATGAGCGGGACGGATTCAAAGGCGGGTGGCCCGGATTACCTGCTGCTGTTTACGCAGGGTAAGTCGGTTGCGGAGAAGGTGGGCGGGGCCACGGTAAAGGAAGCGATGGAAGAGGAGTTGATGGGAATTTAG